The genomic DNA TGGATCGATTTATCGAAAGAGCAAAAGATGAGGCCTTCTTTGATGTATTGATTATAGGAGGTGGGATCACAGGTTCTGCCTTAGCCTATGAGGTAGCGAGTAGAGGACTTTCCGTTGCCTTGGTCGAAAAAGAAGATTTCGGTGGAGCAACATCATCTGCCACAGGAAAACTGATCCATGGTGGACTCAGATACTTAAAACGTTTTGATCTGTCTTTAGTCAGGGAAGCACTTAAAGAAAGAAGGATCCTATCTAATATAGCTCCGAACCTTGTATATCCCTATCCGATGATACTTCCGAATCCCGGTCTTTTGGAAAGAATCGGTCTATTTGTATACGACCTACTTTCTTTTGATAGAAACCGGACTTGGGACAAATCCAAAAAGATCCCTGCACATAAAAACCTTTCTAAAAAGGAGATCCAAAGCCGAGGTCTGGCTATGGATTCTGCGATCTATTTTTACGATTGTATCATGCCTAGCCCTGAAAGATTGACTCTTGCATTTCTAAAATCGGCAGTCCAAGAAGGTGCGTCGGTTTCCAATTATACAAGAGCGGAAGAATTAATTTTCGAAGGAAACCGAGTGATCGGGGCCATTGTTAAAGATATCATTCATAATAAAAACGTAAAATTAAATGCTTCTGTGGTTGTGAACGCTTCCGGACCTTGGAGCCAGGACCTTCTGAATGGGACTAAGAAGATAAAAGTCCCGGTCCCTAAAACAAGATCAGAAGGGATTTATCTGATCACAAAAAAATACTTCGACACCATGGTGCTTCATGTAGGTAAAAAAGGACATTTCAGTTTTGCTCCCTGGAGAGGGAAAAATATGATCGGGCCTACTGAAAAAGCATATTATGGCCCTGTAGAAGACTGGAAACTTTCTCCCGAAAGTATTTTAGAATTTTTAGAATATATCAATTCTTCCGGTTTAATTTCTGAAAAATTAGAATTAAAAGATATTGAGTTCGCTTATGGTGGACTTAGGCCTCTTGCAGAAACTGGAGGAGAAGATAAGGAAACGTATTCAGCTTCCCGAAAATCAGAATTGCAGGATCATTCTAAGGATGGGATAGAGGGACTCATCAGTGCCGGCGGTGGAAAATATACAACTAGTCGTCACTTCGCAGAAAAAATATTCAAACTCATTCAAAGGAAACTGCCTAAAAAAACAGGACCTAATGTTTCTGAGAAAAAATTCTTAAAGGGATGCGAGATTCCAAACATAGAATCTTATTTAGAAAATGCTAAAAATTCTTATCCTAATGTTTCTAAAAATACTATAGAGTATCTGGTTCGTCATTATGGAACCGAATATGAATCCATTTTGGAATTAGCAAATTCTTCTAAACAGTTATCAGAAGTATTGGATGAAGATGGAGAATTGGCCGCTCAAGTTCTATACGCGATTCGTTTCGAAATGGCTATGAACTTGCAGGATATTTTGTTGAGACGAACCGGTCTCGGAACTGTTGGACTTCCAACAGACGATGTGCTCTCCAAAGTGACTGAGATTGCGGGCAAAGAATGGAATTGGTCTACAGAAAAAAAATCGGAAGAGATTGAGAAACTAAAAAGAAGACTAAAACTACTCGTTTGAGGGATCTGGGTTTCGCTTACTTAGTAAATAAATTGCTTTGCAATCGAAAGCTGTTCGTCTAAATTACTTATCGAATGTCAGGATTTCTTCCCTTGAATCGGAATATTAATAATTTATTATATATCTTCTGTGCGGTTTTGTTTATAAGTTGTGGGGCTATTTCTACCGAAAACCCTTGTGATCCCTCAAGTGATACGTTTTTAAACACTCAACTTTTAAAATTCCTTGTAAACGATACGAGCTCCACCTGTGGGGGTGGAGCTATAGAAAATTCCTGCAATGTTTTTAAAAATGGAGAGGCGGCAACCATAGTTCTAGGCCAAGCCGATTTTACGGACAACAGTGCTTTTGGGACAGCTCCAAATCAATTTCGAGGTGTTGCTGGAGCCGCAATGGACGTTCAAGGGGGGCTTTGGGTATCGGATGCTTACGGCGGTCCTGCCGATTCTAGAATCCTGCATTTCCCTTCACCTATACAGACGAATGCAGATGCAGATATTATACTTACTGCTAACCCACTGGAAGCAAGATTAATCGCCATGGATCTAAGCGGAGGGCTTTGGGTGGTTGCTGGAACTACTTCTACTGGGAACAAGGTTGTCCATTATGCTCCCGGAATGATTTCGGGAGATTCGCCTGATATGATGCTTGGAACTGGGGGTTCCGGAAGTAATCCTGACCAGCTTAATAATCCATATGGAGTTGCTGTAGATCCCACTGACGGGGGGGTATGGGTCGCAGATTATTTCAATAATAGGGTTACGCATTATCAAGCGCCTATTACAAACAGTATGTCAGCTGACAAAGCACTCGGTGTATTAGGTTTAAGTGGCGCAGGAAGCGGCGGGCCCGCATCTAATACTACGATAACCCGTCCTACAGGGGTTGCTGTGGATCCAGCGGGAAATCTTTGGGTTGCAGAGTACGGAAATAATAGGGTTCTTCGATTTAGCCCTCCTTTTTCAACTGGAATGCAAGCAAATATGGTTCTTGGACAACCCAATTTTACTACTTCTGCGTCAGGGTCGGGTCGTTTTGGCTTAGCAGGTCCCAATGCAGTTAGTATCGATTCCAGTGGAGCGGTTTGGGTAGCAGATACTGGTAATGGAAGGGCCGTCCGTTTTTCCCCTCCGTTTAGTAGTCTTGGGAAAGGAGCAGATGCAGTATTAGGTAAACCGGATTTTAATGCAGGCTTTAACGCAGCCGCTACTGCGGAAAATACTGGAAGCGTTGTTTCCGTGGCAGCCGCTCCTTGCGGCCTTTGGGTAATGGATTCTAATAATAGGCGAGTCCTCTTTTTCCCTTAAAAGATTTTTAGCGAACCCGCTTCGCGGATGCACCACAGGCGGTGCATCGCAATATTTCCGCTACTATCTCTTTCGCTCTCTTTTCTAAAATCATTTCTTAAAATTATAATTTTCTAATACGATAGCGATCCCTTGTCCTCCTCCTATACAAAGTGAGGCCACTCCATATCTTAAATTTCTACGTTTAAGTTCGTAGGCTAATGCTAATGTAACTCTCGTTCCACTGGCTCCTAGAGGATGGCCAATTGCGATCGCTCCTCCGTTTACATTCGTTTTTTCCGGATCTAATCCTAATTCTCTGATCACCGCTAAAGTTTGAGAGGCGTAAGCTTCGTTGATCTCGAATAGATCTATATCTTTTATACTCAGTCCGGAATTTTGTAATGCTTTAGGGATCGCAAATACGGGACCTAACCCCATCATTTTTGGATCACAACCCACATTAGCATAACCTAATATGGATGCTAAAGGATTTGATCCGTTCTTTTTGACCCACTCCTCGGAAGCAAGTAGGACGGATGCCGCGCCGTCGTTGATTCCGGAGGCATTTCCTGCTGTGACGGTTCCATCTTTTGAAAATGAAGTCGGCAGATTTTTCAGTTGAGGTAAACATTCTTCGCCTCGTATCTGTTCATCTCTATCTAATAAGATAGATTTTTTTCCTCCGGTTTGGACGGATATCATTTCGGAGGAGAAGGTTCCGGTCTTTGTGGCCTTCTCCGCTCTAACTTGAGAAATACCCGCCCATTCATCTTGTTCCGATCTGGAAATTTTGAAATGTTGGGAGATATTCTCTGCAGTCATTCCCATTGTCAGATCCGCAAAACAATCCGTGAGACTCTGAGCGAGTCGATCTTCTGCGATTGTATCTCCGTATTTATTTCCCCATCTGGCACCTTTTAATACAAAGGGAGCATTACTCATGGATTCTGTTCCGCCAGCGAGTATGAGATCGTTTTCTTTGGATCGGATTTTACGTGCGCCTATCAGTATACTCTCCAATCCGGAACCACAAAGTCTATTTACCGTAAGCGCACTGGATTGTTCAGAAAGACCTGATCTGAGAGAGATATGTCTAGCAAGATAAGCGGAATCTTTATTGTCCTGTATTACATTTCCATAAATAGATTCCTCTATTTTGGAAGGATCTATTCCGGTTTTACGAATTGTTTCTTTGGCTGTAATTACCGCCAAATCGGAAGAACTATAGTCTTTTAGTCCTCCTCCGAACTTTCCAAAAGGGGTTCTCGCCCCATCTATTATGACTGTCATATTATCTTCCTATATGTTGTATATACACTATATATCACATTACGATTCTTCGCATCTAATATAGTCTTTAGACCTGGTTTTGGGTTTCTAAAACCGGAATTTTTCTGACTTCAGATAATATCTTTAAGGTTTCTTGGAATTTAGATTTTCCTAAAGATTTAGTAAGCTCGCTCTGTGCATCTTCCCAAAGTAAGATGGCGTCCGCCAATTTGGATTCTCCCTTTTTGGTGAGAGACAAATTTCGGATATTCCCGGCTTCTTTTTTTTCGATCCGGATCAGATTATCCCTTTTTAGGATCTCCAGACTTCTTTGTAGTGTGGTTCTGTCTATATCCGTAAGTCTGGAAAGGTCCGTGATACTACATTCTTCTTCGTGTCCAATTCCCACTAAGATGCTGAATTGTGTTATTCTAAGCCCAGAAGGTTTGAGTATAGAATCATAATAGGAAGTAACTAATCTTGCGGTCCTTCTTAAACTTACGTTCAGACAGGAGAGTCCTATTTTTTTGAGTTCAGAAGAGGAAGGTTTATTTTTCATATTTTCTAATAAAATAGTGTGTATGCACTATTCGCAGGTCAAGCTTAAAAATGCCTATATAACCAAGGCTATTGTTTCAAAGCAGGAAACTCATGGATTTGTTTCGGGTGATTTTCTTTTAGTATTCTATAGGAAGAATCTTTTTCCTCCAAGATACATTCATCCAAAAGAGATCTAAATGCTCTACTTACGGATTCCGGGGTGGTTCCGATCAGCGAGGCCAATTGATTTTTGCTGATAGGAAGTGTGATAAATTTCTGAGAAGCTCCGCATTCTTTTAAAAAATTCAAAATCCTGTCTTTTACGGAGAGATACAGATTCTCTACCAATTTTTTTCTGAAATAATTGAGATGTTGTATCGTTACAGCTGAAAATAAATAAAGAGCTTTGGTGTTTTCGAATAAGAAGGAGGTAAATTCTCTTTTAGGATAGTATATCAATTCTCCTTCTTTTAGCGCTTCGCAGAATGCAGGATAAAAACAGGGTTCATTTGGTTGAAAAATCGGATGAGAAGCGATCAATTCTCCCGGATAAAATACTTTCAGGATCGCTTCCTTTCCTTCTTGGGATAAGGAATACACTTTGAAAATACCGGATACGATCTCGAAAAATCCGTCATAAGGATCTCTTTCTCCGAAAACTACTTCACCTTTTAAAATTTTTTTTCGAATGCCGATAGATGCAAGTTCATTTGGGAATTCCCTTTGGATCTCTATCCAATGTTCGCTTGTTTGAACGCTTAACGTTTTAGCCATAACAATTGTTTTATGTTCATTTTAAAAAATAATTCAAGCCAAAAGAGCTCAAAAATTTTCCAAACGTACTTGATCTATATCAAGGAAATTTTTTGAAACATCTCTGAGAATACTCTCGATTTCTAAATCACTGTTTCCCGCGAGCTCGCGGTTTTTTTTAAAGATAAGGAAGAGGGTATGCTTACAAAATTTCAGGCGAAATTATTTTTCCTGGTTGGGACGTTTTTATTCTCCGCAGTTTTCCTGCTTCTCACTTATGATTCTTTAAAATACGTTTATTCTTCTAGTTCTTCCAAAACTTTAAGTGAAGAAGTGATCCGAGGCAAAGAGCTTTGGGAAAAGAATAATTGTATGGGGTGTCATACGATCTTGGGAGAAGGAGCGTATTACGCACCTGAGTTGACCAAGGTTTACGAAAGAAGAGGTCCGGAATGGATCCGTGTTTTCTTAAAGGATCCACAAGCGATGTATCCTGGAGAAAGGAAAATGGTTAAATACGATTTTTCCGAATCTCAGATCTCGGATATAATCGCATTTTTAAAATGGAATGGAGAGTTGGATCTGAAAGGATTTCCTCCTAAACCCGAATATAAATCCTCCACACAACTCGTAAATGCGGAATCTGCCGCTGTTGTCCAACCCGAAAAGTTTAAACAGATTTGCACCGCTTGCCATTCGGTTGGGGGTGCTGGAGGGAATGTGGGGCCTGCATTAGATTCTGTAGGGAAAAAATATGATATCGCTTATCTACAAAATTGGCTGAGGGATCCGCAAAAGATCAAGCCGGGCACTGCTATGCCTAAACTTCCCCTAAGTGATAACGAGATCAAGGATTTGTCCTCTTATCTTTCCCAACTGAAATAAACAAATAGGATTAGAATATAATGGTTTCTTTATGAAATATAAATCTCAAAAAATTGCATACTGGTTTTTTGCTACCTGCATGCTCTTATTGTCCTTGCAAATAGTTTATGGATTCGTGATGGGATTTGCGAGAATGGGTTTCGATGTTCTACACGATTGGGTTCCATTCAATGCTGCCAGGGCGACTCATACTAATTTGTTAGTGGTTTGGTTACTCACTGGTTTTATGGGAGCGGCACATTATATAATTCCTGACGAATCCGACAGAGAGATCTATTCGGAAAAGCTGGCATATATCCAGCTAATTTCCCTGATTTTGGTGGGAGTTGTTTCTATCATAGGATTCCACCTGAATTTTTGGGAGGGGAGAAAGTTTTTAGAGATCCCTCGTCCTTTGGATTATCTGGTGGTAGTCAACGTCCTATTATTCCTTTTTAATATAGGAATGACTGTTTGGAAAGCTAAACGATACACTACAACTTCTCTTGTTCTGTATTTTGGCCTTTTTTCCGCTGCCCTTTTGTATCTTCCCGGAATGATCCAATTTAATAGCCAAACGGTGGACTCTTACTTCCGTTGGTGGGTAGTTCATCTTTGGGTAGAAGGTGTTTGGGAATTGATCATGGGAGGTATCCTTTCTTTCCTTCTTATCAAACTCACCGGAGTGGACAGAGAAGTTATCGAAAAATGGTTATATGTGATCGTTGGATTAACTTTTTTGTCCGGGATCTTAGGAACAGGTCACCATTATTATTATATAGGGGTTCCTGAATATTGGAAATGGGTGGGTGGATTTTTCTCCATGTTGGAGCCTCTTGCATTTCTTGCGATGGCAATGTTTGCAATCTCCATGTATAGAAAAAGTGGAAGGAATCATCCCAATACGATCGCTCTATTCTGGACGATCGGAAGTGCAGTCATGTCTTTTGTGGGTGCCGGGTTTTTAGGATTTGCTCATACTCTTCCTCAGGTAAACTTATACACTCATGGAACATTGATTACAGCTATGCATGGACACCTAGCATTCTGGGGAGCTTATGCAATGATCGTGTTTGCGATCTTAACATATGCGATGCCATTACTTACCGGCAGAAAACTTTGGAATAATCCGACCGGACTATTCGCATTCTGGGCCTCCAATATCGGAATGTTAGGAATGACTGGAGCTTTTGCAGTGGCGGGTATCGCACAAGTTTACTTAGAAAGAAAATTAGGATTAGACTTTTTGACGGTTCAAAAAGAGATCCAAGTTCATTTCTTAGGTTTGGTCCTTGCTGCATTCGTTTTCACTTCCGGGATCGTCGCATTCATTATAAACTTCGTACGCTTTGGAGCTCCTACAGATGAGGCCTTAGGTGCGGAGCAGGCTTCGGGAGATATTTCTCTTGCCCGTAGATCCTAAAAAAGATCATAAAAATGGGACGTTAGTGCAAGCTGAAGTCCCTTATTATAAGTCGATCGGGCAAGAGATAGAAATATTCGAACACGCTTATAAGAACAAACTTCCCATCTTGCTAAAAGGTCCTACCGGCTGCGGTAAAACCCGATTTGTAGAATTTATGGCGTCCAAATTAGATCTTCCCATGACAAGTGTATCTTGTCATGAGGAAACTTCCGCTGTGGATCTGTTGGGAAGATTTCTGATCCAAGGTTCGGAGACTGTCTGGCAGGATGGGCCATTGACAAGAAGTGTTCGTTCCGGTGGAATATTATATATTGATGAAATTGCGGAAGCAAGACCGGATACGATCGTTTCTATCCATCCTTTAACGGACCATAGAAGAGAAATTTTTATAGATAGAAAGAATGAAAATTTGAAAGCCCCCGATTCTTTCGTACTTGTTGCTTCTTATAATCCAGGTTACCAAAGAGGTTGGAAGGAATTAAAACCTTCTACAAGACAAAGATTTATATCTATTCAATTCGATTATCCGGATAAGGAGACTGAAAGCGAGATTTTGAGTAAAGAAACCGGAATTTCTTCTTCTGTTTCTTCTAAACTTGTAAAACTTGCGGAGAAGATCAGGAATCTTACGGAGTTAGGATTATTGGAATCTTGTTCCACAAGATTGCTAGTGGATGCTGCAAAATTGATCTCTACAGGTTTGCCATCTAGATTATCCTGCGAGGTCGCAATAGTACAACCATTAAGTGATGATCCGGATACGATCCGTTCATTAAAAGATCTAGTCTCTTTGATGATCTGATATGGGTTGGGAAGAATTCGTATTCAAAAAGACATATAATACTGTTAGAGAAATTTTCTCTTCTGAAAAAGATCCATCCTTAAAAGATAAAATAATAAAACTGTCCGATATGAAACCAAGACTTTCAATTTTAGCAAAGTCTTTAACCGGAGAAAATATAGAAATATTACCTGCCGAAAAAGAAGGAGGATTTCAGGATCAATTCTATTTTTTGCCCGGGTCCTATTCTAATGGACCGGATTCATTCTCGAATATTCAATTTTATATATTCAGAATACTTTATATTTCAGAACAGAGAAGATTAGGATTTTATTGGAAAAAGGGAGAGGTAAGGAGCAAGAGTGAATCTATAAAGATCGCAAAGGAAACCTATCCACAGGTTATTGAAAGTATAGAGAAAAATTATCCGGATATAAAATCCCTTCTTAGATCTGTAGAGAATGTAGAAAGAGAATTCCAAAGATCAGTGTCAAAAAATAAAAAAACACCTGAGGATCTTTCTTTACTATATGGGATCTGGATGTCTTCTTCTTCATCTACATTAGAAAGTCGGATCACATCTCAGGAATTGCTCTCTCAAAAAACTGAAAACGATAAGATAGAAACGGAAATAGAAGGTGTGCCCAGAGAAAGGATCGAAACCATTCAGGCGGATCTAAAATCACAAGAAGATTATACTCTAATGCACCAATTCGAAAAGGTAGAAACCGCAGAAGAATTCCAGGGAAATTGGCGTGATTTTGATGGATCCGATACTTTATCGGAACAAGAAGATGCGATCCGGGAGTTAGATCTTAGGCATACGGTTCGTTCTAATGAACCTACACATTCCGTTTTTAGGACTGATTTTTTATCCGGACTATTTGCCGGAGAAGTGGAGAATGATCGCTCTCATGAAAAACCGATCTCTTATGACGAATGGGATTACAAAAAAAGGAAATATAGAAAGGATCATTGTAAGGTATTCCCTAAAAAATTCCCGGATGGAAATCAAGGATTCACCCAAAAAGTTTTCCAAGAAAATTATAATATACTAAATTCACTTCGATCTAGAATGAATCGATTCTTTAATCTCAAAACTTCTCTAAAAAGACAAACTTACGGAGAAGATTTGGATCTGGACGCCGCTCTACAATATTTTTCGGATCTGTCTTGCGGGCAAACTCCAACTGAAAATGTGTATTTGTCCGATAGGAAAAGACTTAGAGAGGTTTCTATACTTCTACTTGCCGACATGAGTTTATCCACCGATTCTTATGTGGATAACCAAAAGATCTTGGATGTGGAAAAGGCTTCTTTGGTATTATTCGGGCAGATCTGTTCCGAATTTGGAGATCGTTTTAGGATAGATTCATTTTATTCTAATACTAGAAATCATTGTGATTATTCTAATATAAAAAGTTTTGATGAACCTTGGGAAAGATCCAGAGAGAAGATAGGGCTTATGGAAGCGAAAGGATACACTAGAATTGGACCTGCCATCCGACATTCTCTCTCTTTGATCCAAAACGAAAAAAGCCAAAAACGTTGGATCCTACTTTTGACGGACGGTAAACCGAATGACTATGATCGTTACGAAGGGAAATACGGAATAGAGGACGTTAAAAAAGCGATCCTAGAATGCGAAAGATCTAATGTGGGAGTTTTTGCACTTGCAATAGATAAAAGTGCAAAACAGTATCTTCCGGCAATGCTTGGAAAAGAATCCTATAGGATCTTGCCGAATCCAAAAGAATTACCGGAAGCGCTGACTGATTTTTTTATTAAACTAGTTAGATGATCCTGAACAGATGATATTATATTACCAAAAATTACTATTTTTAGAATGGAGTAAATTGTGAAAAAAATTCCCTTAGGATTGATCTCTTTAGTATTATGGGCAATTTCAGCTTCCGTTTTTTTGTATTTTTTCTTATCTGGAAATGTGTCCGAATCGATAGATGGAAGAGTTGCAATCCATTTGAATTCTCAAGAGAAAAATTTAGTTCTAACGGAAATGAGGGGGCTACTTGCATCCGTTAACGGGATCGTTTCCGCGTTAGCCGAAGATGATTATAAAAAGGCTGAATTGGCTGCTTCTGCAAGCGGAATGGAAATGGTAAAAAAACTGGAGGACGAAGAAAAAACGATCCTTCTTAAATTGCCTATCGAATTTAAACAATTAGGATTCGGCACTCATGATCAATTCGATAAGATTGCAGAAGATCTAAGACAAAAAAAAGACACTAAAAGTATTCTAAAAGAATTAGATAAGCTTACTCAAAATTGTGTTAGATGCCATGCAACGTATAAGATCGCATTTTAGGGTTAGGAAAGACCAACTAAAACCGGAAGAGGGATAATATTCCGATTTTAGATGATCGTCTATATGGAAATCTTAGCGAACTGCTTTCATGAGTTCTACTAATTGGTCGAGAGCTGTGTTCCAACCGTCGTGGAAACCCATCTCTTCATGTTTCTTTTTGGTCTCTTCGTCTTTATGACGAGCAAGAACATGATACTTGGTTCCATTACCATGTTTTTCTAATGTAAGTATCGCTGTAAAAAATCCGCCACTTGGAGTAGGTTTAAAACCCGGTTCGAAAATATCGGTGAATACAAGTTTTTCATTTTCTACGATATCCAAAAAACAACCGCTGTTCGGGAACTCTTGTCCTTCCGGAGACAACATAGTCGTGCGGAAGATTCCACCCGGCTTAAGATCGATCTCACAATCAATAGTTTTCCAAGGGGCAGGGGTAAACCATTTGAGTATATGTTCCGGAGTGGTCCATGCTTTCCAAACCAGTTCTGTAGGAACATCTACGATCCTCTCAAGAACTAGATCTGTTTTTGGGTCCGGTTGGTAATAATTAGTTTTTGCCATTTTCTTTCTCCTTCATTTCAAGTAAGTAACTGTCCAGTTGGTCGAGCCTTCTGTCCCAATGTGTGCGTTGTCTAACGAACCAATCTTCTCCGGCCTTCATGGTATCTTGGGTAAGTTTATAAGTTCTTACACGACCCACTTTTTCGGAACGAACCAGAGAGGAATCTTCCAACACACCTAGATGCTGCATGAGAGATGGAAGGGCCATTTTGAAAGGCTCCGCCAGTTCTCCTACAGTTGCCGGCCCCATGCTCAAACGTTCTAAAATGGACCTTCTTGTTGGGTCCCCTAGAGCATGAAACATATTATCCAGACTGTTACTATACTTAGGCACTTACCTAACTATATCATAAGAATAAACTTAGGTAAATACCTAAGTTTGAAAAATGTGAGAATTTTGGGAAAAAAATGGGGGGCGCCCCCGCCTGAAGGCGGTCGGGCTCTCCGCTTCGGTCGCTTCGCGACCCCGCATCGATCCCTGGCGCGAGCTGCTTAGATTCACGCAGAGTCGCGAAGGCGCAAAGATCTCTAAATGTAGTAACTTCGACGTTACGATTTAAAAGGAAAGTCTCCCAAGTAATCCTTTTTCCCCAGTTCGACTCCGTTATGTCTGAGAATATCGTAAGCGGTCACGATATGAAAGAAGAAGTTCGGGATCATATGATGGAGGGCGTATTCTTTTCCGGTAAGGGATTTTCCTTCCCAACGAGGTAGAGAAATTTTGATATCAGAAGCCTCTTTATAATCTTCCGGTTTTAGGCCTTTCAAAATACCAACAACTGAATCAATTCTGTCAGTTATTTCAGAAAGAGTTTTTTCCTTATCATCGTGAGATTGGAAATGTTTTCCGGTTAAGCGGGCCGCTCCTAATTTTGCAGTATCGCAGGCTAACTGGATCTGTCGGATGAAATTGTATTGGTCCGGGGCAAGTCTTGAATTTAATAAAACATCTATATCGATCTTTTTAGATTCGGCGAAACTTTTGCCCTTATCTATAAATCGTTTTAGGTGTTCTAGGTTTTTGATTACTTGTGTTACTGTGATTTCGTAAATCGAAATGTCTGACATACTTCCATGGAAAGCTCCGATTAGGATCTATCAAGTCTTTAATCCGCGCAGATTGTTTCAAATTGTATTGGCCTTTGGTATAAAAGTTTAGAAACAATTTGCATCGGATTCTATTGCGCCAATCGAAATAGAACCTGCTCCTGATGGAGTAAATGGGCTTGAGGAATTTGTTCTTGGACTTCCGTAAAAATCGGTTTGTAAAAAAGGGATCGCAGTAATTGGAAGTGTGATCGTACTTAAATCCACTCCACCATATAAAGAAGAACAAGGAGAATTGGCGGATGTTGGAATTCCAAAGGGAAGATTAAAATTCCAGATTTTTTCTATTACGGCTGTATCTACAAACTTAGGATCAGCACCATAACTATTGGAATAATCTCCTACTAATTGTCCTGAGATCGGATGAACACAGTCCTCTTGGTTT from Leptospira selangorensis includes the following:
- a CDS encoding thiolase family protein: MTVIIDGARTPFGKFGGGLKDYSSSDLAVITAKETIRKTGIDPSKIEESIYGNVIQDNKDSAYLARHISLRSGLSEQSSALTVNRLCGSGLESILIGARKIRSKENDLILAGGTESMSNAPFVLKGARWGNKYGDTIAEDRLAQSLTDCFADLTMGMTAENISQHFKISRSEQDEWAGISQVRAEKATKTGTFSSEMISVQTGGKKSILLDRDEQIRGEECLPQLKNLPTSFSKDGTVTAGNASGINDGAASVLLASEEWVKKNGSNPLASILGYANVGCDPKMMGLGPVFAIPKALQNSGLSIKDIDLFEINEAYASQTLAVIRELGLDPEKTNVNGGAIAIGHPLGASGTRVTLALAYELKRRNLRYGVASLCIGGGQGIAIVLENYNFKK
- a CDS encoding Crp/Fnr family transcriptional regulator gives rise to the protein MAKTLSVQTSEHWIEIQREFPNELASIGIRKKILKGEVVFGERDPYDGFFEIVSGIFKVYSLSQEGKEAILKVFYPGELIASHPIFQPNEPCFYPAFCEALKEGELIYYPKREFTSFLFENTKALYLFSAVTIQHLNYFRKKLVENLYLSVKDRILNFLKECGASQKFITLPISKNQLASLIGTTPESVSRAFRSLLDECILEEKDSSYRILKENHPKQIHEFPALKQ
- a CDS encoding c-type cytochrome; protein product: MLTKFQAKLFFLVGTFLFSAVFLLLTYDSLKYVYSSSSSKTLSEEVIRGKELWEKNNCMGCHTILGEGAYYAPELTKVYERRGPEWIRVFLKDPQAMYPGERKMVKYDFSESQISDIIAFLKWNGELDLKGFPPKPEYKSSTQLVNAESAAVVQPEKFKQICTACHSVGGAGGNVGPALDSVGKKYDIAYLQNWLRDPQKIKPGTAMPKLPLSDNEIKDLSSYLSQLK
- a CDS encoding MarR family winged helix-turn-helix transcriptional regulator, which produces MKNKPSSSELKKIGLSCLNVSLRRTARLVTSYYDSILKPSGLRITQFSILVGIGHEEECSITDLSRLTDIDRTTLQRSLEILKRDNLIRIEKKEAGNIRNLSLTKKGESKLADAILLWEDAQSELTKSLGKSKFQETLKILSEVRKIPVLETQNQV
- a CDS encoding cbb3-type cytochrome c oxidase subunit I, whose translation is MKYKSQKIAYWFFATCMLLLSLQIVYGFVMGFARMGFDVLHDWVPFNAARATHTNLLVVWLLTGFMGAAHYIIPDESDREIYSEKLAYIQLISLILVGVVSIIGFHLNFWEGRKFLEIPRPLDYLVVVNVLLFLFNIGMTVWKAKRYTTTSLVLYFGLFSAALLYLPGMIQFNSQTVDSYFRWWVVHLWVEGVWELIMGGILSFLLIKLTGVDREVIEKWLYVIVGLTFLSGILGTGHHYYYIGVPEYWKWVGGFFSMLEPLAFLAMAMFAISMYRKSGRNHPNTIALFWTIGSAVMSFVGAGFLGFAHTLPQVNLYTHGTLITAMHGHLAFWGAYAMIVFAILTYAMPLLTGRKLWNNPTGLFAFWASNIGMLGMTGAFAVAGIAQVYLERKLGLDFLTVQKEIQVHFLGLVLAAFVFTSGIVAFIINFVRFGAPTDEALGAEQASGDISLARRS
- a CDS encoding CbbQ/NirQ/NorQ/GpvN family protein, yielding MPVDPKKDHKNGTLVQAEVPYYKSIGQEIEIFEHAYKNKLPILLKGPTGCGKTRFVEFMASKLDLPMTSVSCHEETSAVDLLGRFLIQGSETVWQDGPLTRSVRSGGILYIDEIAEARPDTIVSIHPLTDHRREIFIDRKNENLKAPDSFVLVASYNPGYQRGWKELKPSTRQRFISIQFDYPDKETESEILSKETGISSSVSSKLVKLAEKIRNLTELGLLESCSTRLLVDAAKLISTGLPSRLSCEVAIVQPLSDDPDTIRSLKDLVSLMI
- a CDS encoding NHL repeat-containing protein, whose protein sequence is MNRNINNLLYIFCAVLFISCGAISTENPCDPSSDTFLNTQLLKFLVNDTSSTCGGGAIENSCNVFKNGEAATIVLGQADFTDNSAFGTAPNQFRGVAGAAMDVQGGLWVSDAYGGPADSRILHFPSPIQTNADADIILTANPLEARLIAMDLSGGLWVVAGTTSTGNKVVHYAPGMISGDSPDMMLGTGGSGSNPDQLNNPYGVAVDPTDGGVWVADYFNNRVTHYQAPITNSMSADKALGVLGLSGAGSGGPASNTTITRPTGVAVDPAGNLWVAEYGNNRVLRFSPPFSTGMQANMVLGQPNFTTSASGSGRFGLAGPNAVSIDSSGAVWVADTGNGRAVRFSPPFSSLGKGADAVLGKPDFNAGFNAAATAENTGSVVSVAAAPCGLWVMDSNNRRVLFFP
- a CDS encoding glycerol-3-phosphate dehydrogenase/oxidase, producing the protein MNPQKLDRFIERAKDEAFFDVLIIGGGITGSALAYEVASRGLSVALVEKEDFGGATSSATGKLIHGGLRYLKRFDLSLVREALKERRILSNIAPNLVYPYPMILPNPGLLERIGLFVYDLLSFDRNRTWDKSKKIPAHKNLSKKEIQSRGLAMDSAIYFYDCIMPSPERLTLAFLKSAVQEGASVSNYTRAEELIFEGNRVIGAIVKDIIHNKNVKLNASVVVNASGPWSQDLLNGTKKIKVPVPKTRSEGIYLITKKYFDTMVLHVGKKGHFSFAPWRGKNMIGPTEKAYYGPVEDWKLSPESILEFLEYINSSGLISEKLELKDIEFAYGGLRPLAETGGEDKETYSASRKSELQDHSKDGIEGLISAGGGKYTTSRHFAEKIFKLIQRKLPKKTGPNVSEKKFLKGCEIPNIESYLENAKNSYPNVSKNTIEYLVRHYGTEYESILELANSSKQLSEVLDEDGELAAQVLYAIRFEMAMNLQDILLRRTGLGTVGLPTDDVLSKVTEIAGKEWNWSTEKKSEEIEKLKRRLKLLV